In Gemmata obscuriglobus, a single genomic region encodes these proteins:
- a CDS encoding transposase has product MVAPGPARTTGEAEAGRAGGHRLPPDRVLRDTEPGHDPVQGGRGTHNFHTYATACLVGGPDRYTVGVTAVGEKEPMTDVLTRLLDQLTAARVTVRVALLDKAFFTIAVMRLLQSHNVPFVIPAVVLGRKPRPGVPAVGLRALRRRRAGRYTYTHADRGTSVRSGLVIAHKSDRHRKTGGRRTKTLLYAPWRVTGAPVPIRDLYRRRFGIESSYRRLGQVRPRTSTTNGVVRLLWVAVGLILRNAWIRFRTARGPGWALTTVCLILLADSLASPTIIRQLLTDVANGSNPRPPT; this is encoded by the coding sequence GCGGGCCGCGCGGGTGGCCATCGACTACCACCGGATCGGGTACTTCGGGACACTGAACCGGGACACGACCCGGTCCAAGGAGGCCGGGGCACCCACAACTTCCACACGTACGCCACCGCGTGTCTCGTCGGGGGGCCGGACCGATACACGGTCGGGGTGACCGCGGTAGGCGAGAAGGAGCCCATGACCGACGTGCTCACCCGGTTGCTGGATCAGCTGACGGCCGCACGAGTTACGGTCCGGGTGGCGCTGCTGGATAAGGCGTTCTTCACGATCGCGGTGATGCGGTTGCTCCAGTCCCACAACGTGCCGTTCGTGATCCCCGCGGTGGTCCTGGGGCGGAAACCCCGACCCGGTGTCCCGGCCGTCGGGTTGCGGGCCCTGCGGCGGCGCCGGGCGGGCCGGTACACGTACACCCACGCGGACCGGGGGACCTCGGTCCGCAGCGGCCTGGTGATTGCGCACAAGAGCGACCGGCATCGGAAGACCGGGGGCCGGCGGACCAAGACGCTCCTGTACGCGCCCTGGCGGGTAACCGGTGCCCCGGTTCCGATCCGGGACCTGTACCGGCGACGGTTCGGGATCGAGAGCAGCTACCGCCGGCTGGGTCAGGTGCGGCCCCGAACCTCGACGACCAACGGGGTGGTGCGGTTGCTGTGGGTGGCCGTGGGCCTGATCCTCCGCAACGCCTGGATCCGGTTCCGAACGGCACGCGGCCCGGGGTGGGCGCTGACAACCGTGTGCCTGATCCTGCTGGCCGACAGCTTAGCATCGCCAACAATTATCCGCCAGCTACTCACTGACGTGGCTAACGGTAGCAATCCCAGACCGCCTACTTGA
- a CDS encoding DUF1501 domain-containing protein produces MLVIPGAAAKSDCDRVTRRDLLRIGGSGVLGVTLADLLALQKASASTNKSEVGGGPGFGKAKSVIFIYLQGGPSHLDLWDPKDNVPDKVKSVFKHQQTKLTGTHVTELLPKLSQVLDKTTLMRAVSYTPYGLFNHTAAIYQMHTGYTTDKVSASGQLEPPSPKDFPTLGSNIIKMKPPTVPMLPFVMMPRPLQESNVVGKGGTAGFLGKGYEPYTLYPSGDDMDMAKMNRIRTDDLKLRDELTPVRMEKRATLRETISKGMPEIEAAVAKHDLDEYYGKALGLVVSGRAKKAFELAEEKAELRERYGKNTFGQCLLLARRLVEAGTRFVEVVWPKVANSDNHSWDVHVGLSKRMKDQAAPMLDAGLSALITDLDERGLLKETLVVCVGEFGRSPQRGVSTSGNQNSEDGRDHWPYCYTGVIAGAGVKRGYVHGKSDKTASAPVEGAIHPTELLATIYHSVGIKPDTIVYNHLNQPRELVKGEVVSGLLG; encoded by the coding sequence ATGCTCGTCATTCCTGGTGCGGCCGCGAAAAGTGATTGTGACCGCGTCACCCGGCGCGACCTGCTCCGCATTGGCGGGTCCGGCGTTTTGGGCGTCACCCTTGCCGACCTTCTCGCGCTTCAGAAAGCCAGCGCGAGCACGAACAAGTCCGAGGTCGGCGGCGGTCCCGGATTCGGGAAGGCCAAAAGCGTCATCTTCATTTATCTCCAGGGCGGTCCCAGCCACCTCGACCTGTGGGACCCGAAGGACAACGTTCCGGACAAGGTGAAGAGCGTTTTCAAGCACCAGCAAACCAAGCTCACTGGCACGCACGTCACCGAGTTGCTTCCGAAGCTGTCACAGGTGCTCGATAAGACCACCCTCATGCGGGCGGTCAGCTACACGCCTTACGGGCTGTTCAACCACACGGCCGCCATCTACCAGATGCACACCGGGTACACCACCGATAAGGTCAGTGCCTCCGGCCAACTCGAGCCGCCCAGCCCCAAAGACTTCCCGACGCTGGGTTCGAACATCATCAAGATGAAGCCGCCGACGGTGCCGATGCTGCCGTTCGTGATGATGCCCCGGCCGCTGCAAGAGTCCAACGTGGTCGGAAAGGGCGGCACCGCCGGCTTCCTCGGCAAGGGGTACGAACCGTACACCCTGTACCCGTCCGGCGACGACATGGACATGGCGAAGATGAACCGCATCCGCACCGACGACCTCAAGCTGCGCGATGAACTCACCCCAGTCCGGATGGAGAAACGGGCCACACTCCGCGAGACCATCTCGAAGGGGATGCCCGAAATCGAAGCGGCGGTCGCGAAGCACGACCTCGACGAGTACTACGGTAAGGCACTCGGCCTCGTCGTGAGCGGCCGCGCGAAGAAGGCGTTCGAACTCGCCGAGGAGAAGGCCGAGCTGCGCGAAAGGTACGGAAAGAACACCTTCGGGCAGTGCCTGCTCCTGGCCCGCCGGCTGGTGGAAGCCGGAACGCGGTTCGTGGAAGTCGTGTGGCCGAAGGTCGCCAACAGCGACAACCACTCGTGGGATGTCCACGTCGGCCTCTCGAAGCGCATGAAGGACCAGGCCGCGCCGATGCTGGACGCCGGACTCTCGGCCCTCATCACCGATCTGGACGAGCGAGGCCTGCTCAAAGAGACCCTCGTCGTGTGCGTGGGCGAGTTCGGCCGCAGCCCGCAACGGGGCGTCAGCACTTCCGGCAACCAAAACTCCGAAGACGGCCGGGACCACTGGCCGTACTGCTACACCGGGGTCATCGCCGGCGCCGGGGTCAAGCGTGGGTACGTTCACGGCAAGAGCGACAAGACGGCCAGTGCGCCGGTCGAAGGCGCGATCCACCCGACCGAGTTGCTCGCGACCATCTACCACTCTGTCGGAATCAAGCCGGACACGATCGTGTACAACCATCTTAATCAGCCACGTGAGCTAGTGAAAGGCGAGGTCGTGAGCGGGTTGTTGGGTTGA